The Cellulophaga sp. L1A9 genome window below encodes:
- a CDS encoding c-type cytochrome encodes MMKIVIRSAAIIFSLLLTACGGKEEKKKDDFNINREKTKTEKPAETASTTSAVPASKRIDLENKGVGPVTSVTLTPDIDQALAKKGEEVYTQMCLACHKTDKKFIGPAPTGILKRRSPEWVMNMILNPEVMIKEDPLAKELMAEFNGAPMANQGLTEDQARSVLEFFRTLE; translated from the coding sequence ATGATGAAAATAGTAATTAGAAGTGCCGCAATCATTTTTTCACTTTTATTAACGGCCTGCGGAGGCAAAGAAGAAAAGAAGAAAGATGACTTTAACATCAATCGTGAAAAAACTAAAACTGAAAAGCCAGCAGAAACGGCTTCGACCACCAGTGCAGTTCCTGCATCTAAGCGAATAGATCTTGAAAATAAAGGGGTAGGTCCTGTAACGTCAGTAACCTTAACTCCAGATATTGATCAGGCTTTGGCTAAAAAAGGGGAAGAGGTTTACACGCAAATGTGTCTTGCTTGTCATAAGACAGACAAAAAGTTTATTGGTCCTGCACCAACAGGTATTTTAAAAAGACGTAGTCCAGAATGGGTAATGAACATGATTCTGAACCCTGAAGTTATGATTAAAGAAGATCCTTTAGCAAAAGAGCTTATGGCTGAGTTTAATGGTGCGCCAATGGCGAATCAAGGACTTACCGAAGATCAGGCACGTAGTGTCCTTGAATTTTTTAGAACCCTAGAATAA
- the nosZ gene encoding Sec-dependent nitrous-oxide reductase: MKKYSFYLVTLLGSVLFLSGCGDQNGNASSNGALASNNAEKVYVAPGEHDEFYAFMSGGYSGNVTVYGLPSGRMFKEIPVFSQFPTNGYGYSEETKPMLETSFGFIPNDDSHHPDISQTNGELDGRWLFINGNNTPRIARIDLKTFETAEIIEVPNSAGNHSSSYITENSEYVVAGTRFSVPIPQRDMPIKDYKGNFKGALSFISVAPETGHMDIKFQLIMPGFNYDLSHPGRGKSHGWFFFTTYNTEEANSLLEVNASQNDKDFIAAVNWKKIEEYVENGGGTMVPANYTHNLYSDETHSATSTMKKEVLTVDPTKVPGAVFFMPTPKSPHGVDVNPTGDYIIGNGKLSADLTVFSFDKMIAAIDGKKYDGEAYGLPILKFEDVLAGQVKSGGLGPLHTEFDGKGNAYTTFFISSEVVKWKVGTWEVIDRKPTFYSVGHCMIPGGNSAKPFGKYLISLNKITKDRYLPTGPELEHSAQLYDITGDKMELIYDFPTHGEPHYAAAIPASILAPKSQKIYKLAENEHPFATKSVSDARVVRDGNVVHVYMAMIRSHFTPDNIEGIKVGDKVYFHITNHEQDFDVPHGFMMIGATNSGLLIMPGQTKTTVWEPKQEGVWPFYCTDFCSALHQEMQGYVRVSPASSNIDLSWSLGE; the protein is encoded by the coding sequence ATGAAAAAGTATTCATTTTACCTAGTAACCCTATTGGGGTCGGTCCTGTTTCTTTCAGGTTGCGGCGATCAAAACGGTAATGCATCATCAAATGGTGCGCTTGCTTCTAATAATGCAGAAAAAGTATATGTAGCTCCTGGCGAACATGATGAATTTTACGCCTTTATGTCTGGTGGATATAGCGGTAATGTAACCGTTTATGGTCTTCCTTCTGGACGTATGTTTAAAGAGATTCCTGTTTTTTCTCAGTTTCCGACCAATGGTTATGGCTATTCTGAAGAAACAAAACCTATGTTAGAGACTTCTTTTGGCTTTATCCCGAATGATGATTCTCACCACCCGGATATTTCTCAGACCAATGGAGAATTAGATGGCAGATGGTTATTTATAAATGGAAATAATACGCCACGTATTGCGCGAATTGATTTAAAAACATTTGAAACTGCAGAGATTATTGAAGTCCCTAATAGCGCGGGTAACCACAGTTCTTCCTATATCACAGAGAATTCAGAGTATGTGGTAGCAGGAACTCGTTTTTCCGTTCCTATTCCTCAAAGAGACATGCCTATAAAAGACTATAAAGGAAACTTTAAGGGTGCCTTGTCTTTTATTAGTGTAGCGCCTGAAACTGGTCATATGGATATCAAATTCCAGTTGATTATGCCAGGGTTTAATTATGATCTTTCACATCCAGGACGTGGAAAATCTCACGGCTGGTTTTTCTTTACGACCTATAATACAGAGGAAGCTAATTCGCTGTTAGAGGTGAATGCTTCTCAAAATGATAAAGATTTTATCGCAGCAGTAAACTGGAAGAAGATAGAAGAATATGTAGAAAATGGTGGAGGTACTATGGTGCCTGCTAATTATACACATAATTTGTATAGTGATGAGACCCATAGCGCTACTTCAACGATGAAAAAAGAGGTGCTTACTGTAGATCCTACAAAAGTGCCTGGTGCTGTATTCTTTATGCCAACGCCAAAATCTCCACACGGGGTAGATGTTAATCCAACAGGAGATTATATTATTGGTAACGGAAAGCTTTCTGCGGATCTTACGGTTTTCTCATTTGATAAAATGATTGCTGCAATTGACGGTAAAAAATATGATGGTGAAGCTTATGGTCTTCCTATTTTAAAATTTGAAGATGTATTAGCTGGTCAAGTAAAAAGTGGAGGATTAGGTCCATTGCATACCGAGTTTGATGGTAAGGGTAATGCGTATACTACGTTCTTTATTTCTTCGGAAGTGGTAAAATGGAAAGTAGGTACTTGGGAGGTTATTGATAGAAAACCAACTTTTTACTCTGTTGGTCACTGTATGATTCCTGGCGGAAATTCTGCAAAACCTTTCGGTAAATATTTGATATCCTTAAATAAGATTACCAAAGATAGATATCTGCCAACTGGCCCTGAGTTAGAACACTCTGCACAGTTGTATGATATTACTGGAGATAAAATGGAGCTTATTTATGACTTTCCAACCCATGGTGAACCACATTACGCAGCAGCTATTCCTGCCTCCATATTAGCACCTAAATCGCAGAAAATTTATAAACTGGCAGAAAACGAACATCCATTCGCTACCAAGAGTGTTTCAGATGCAAGAGTGGTTCGTGATGGTAATGTTGTACATGTGTATATGGCCATGATACGTAGTCACTTTACTCCAGATAATATAGAAGGTATTAAAGTTGGTGATAAAGTATATTTTCATATTACAAATCATGAACAAGATTTTGATGTTCCGCATGGTTTTATGATGATAGGAGCCACTAATTCTGGACTATTGATTATGCCAGGACAAACAAAAACTACCGTATGGGAACCTAAGCAAGAAGGTGTATGGCCATTTTATTGTACCGATTTTTGCTCTGCTTTGCACCAAGAGATGCAAGGGTATGTGCGTGTTTCACCTGCTAGTTCTAACATTGATCTGTCATGGTCTTTAGGAGAATAA